ATCGAGAAAGCCGTGCGAAGCGTACTTGACCAGAGCCACGCGAACCTGCGGCTGATGGTGATCGATGACGCCTCATCCGACGAAACGCCCGATATCCTGTTGAAGCTGGCGGCTGGCGACCCGCGCCTCATTGTTGTACGGTCCAGCCGCAATCACGGTACTTACTGGTCGAAAAACTGGTGTCTCGCACAGGCTGACACCGATTTCGTGGCCTTCCACGACAGCGACGATGTGTCAGACCCCGACCGTATCCGCATCCAGCTTGGTTATATGCTCGGCAACCCGAAAGCCATGGCCTGCACCGTGCGCTGGCAGCGGGTGGACGAGGATGGCCGGCTATTCACCGTTGACGGGAAGACGGACCGCAATGCAGTGATTTCCACCATGATCCGCCGCCAGCCGGTGCTTGAGAAAGCCGGTTTCTTTGACTGTGTGCGGATCGCGGCGGACACCGAATTTCAGTACCGGCTGCGGAAGCTCTTTGGCTACGGTGCCGTCCATAACCTGTATCACGTTCTTTATACCGGCTTGCTGCGCGCGGGATCACTGACGACGGGCGTGGGCTCGGGCTTCACATGGGAAGCCGATGGCATGCGGCTGGACCGCACGCTTCATGGCAACCGCGCGCTTTACCATCAGACCCACACCGACTGGCATGCGTCGGCTGACATAGCCGCACTCCGCTTGCCCTTCCCACCCGCCGGGCGTCCGTTCCCGGTGCCGGCTGATATCGTGCGCGGGGCGGATGACCCTGATGCGTCCGCCGCAGCCATTGTCACGCCTGTGTGATGGAAGGCAGCAAAGGTTGGCGGCCCATAAAGATTTTTTCGCTTTCTTCACTTTGCTGCACTGCGCTACAACCCCCGAACATTTTGCGGCTTTCCGGGCCGCGTCCTCTCAGTAAGACCGGGTAGCACATGAAGACGCTGACACACCTGAAGCGGCTCGAGGCCGAAAGCATCCAGATCATGCGGGAAGTCGTGGCTGAGGCCGAAAACCCCGTCATGCTCTATTCCATCGGCAAGGATTCGAGCGTGATGCTCCATCTTGCGATGAAGGCTTTCTATCCTTCCAAGCCGCCGTTTCCGGTGATGCATGTGGATACCACCTGGAAGTTCCGGGAGATGATCGAGTTCCGTGACCGTTACACGGCCGAACTTGGCCTCGACCTGATCGTTCATATCAATCAGGAAGGTGTGGAACAGGGTATTGGTCCCTTCACGCATGGCTCGGCGGTTCATACCGACATCATGAAGACGGCTTCGCTGAAACAGGCGCTCGATAAATACGGCTTCGACGCCGCCTTCGGTGGCGCGCGCCGTGACGAGGAAAAGAGCCGCGCCAAAGAGCGCATCTTCTCCTTCCGTTCGGCCCAGCACCGCTGGGACCCCAAGAACCAGCGCCCCGAGCTGTGGTCGATTTATAATGCCCGCAAGTCGAAGGGGGAAAGCATCCGCGTCTTCCCGCTGTCAAACTGGACCGAGCTGGATATCTGGCAATATATCCATCTGGAGCAGATCCCGATCGT
The Gimibacter soli DNA segment above includes these coding regions:
- a CDS encoding glycosyltransferase family 2 protein; this encodes MPGNLSTRWRKLMTHPVGYCLDSRFAPLRALGARMRDSERARLLAAGAANADVSVTVVMTAYNTGHLIEKAVRSVLDQSHANLRLMVIDDASSDETPDILLKLAAGDPRLIVVRSSRNHGTYWSKNWCLAQADTDFVAFHDSDDVSDPDRIRIQLGYMLGNPKAMACTVRWQRVDEDGRLFTVDGKTDRNAVISTMIRRQPVLEKAGFFDCVRIAADTEFQYRLRKLFGYGAVHNLYHVLYTGLLRAGSLTTGVGSGFTWEADGMRLDRTLHGNRALYHQTHTDWHASADIAALRLPFPPAGRPFPVPADIVRGADDPDASAAAIVTPV
- the cysD gene encoding sulfate adenylyltransferase subunit CysD, yielding MKTLTHLKRLEAESIQIMREVVAEAENPVMLYSIGKDSSVMLHLAMKAFYPSKPPFPVMHVDTTWKFREMIEFRDRYTAELGLDLIVHINQEGVEQGIGPFTHGSAVHTDIMKTASLKQALDKYGFDAAFGGARRDEEKSRAKERIFSFRSAQHRWDPKNQRPELWSIYNARKSKGESIRVFPLSNWTELDIWQYIHLEQIPIVPLYLAKERPVVERDGTLIMVDDERMPLKPGEVPEMRTVRFRTLGCYPLTGAVESHAATLPEIIQEMLLTTTSERQGRMIDHDAAASMEKKKQEGYF